A genomic segment from Pollutimonas thiosulfatoxidans encodes:
- a CDS encoding peptidoglycan DD-metalloendopeptidase family protein, whose amino-acid sequence MARALHKPVPGGVAVIALGNAAVPPQAYFGADRAMVVKDSDGQWVAVVGIDLKTPAGTQHLRVQGPDGPAKLAFQVGTKNYESQHIKLKNQRHVDPDPKQLQRFEREYKAQIAAYSRFREEGPTTVVLDKPVEGRLSSRFGLRRFFNGEERNPHSGLDFAVPAGTPIKAPSDGIVTIVADYFFNGKTIFIDHGQGLVTMYCHLSEFNVQEGQQVSRGQVIGKVGATGRATGPHLHWNVSLNNARVDPAIFIHAFEP is encoded by the coding sequence ATGGCGCGGGCCTTGCACAAGCCCGTTCCGGGCGGGGTCGCAGTGATCGCACTGGGCAACGCCGCCGTGCCGCCGCAGGCCTATTTCGGGGCCGACAGGGCCATGGTCGTGAAAGATAGCGATGGCCAATGGGTGGCTGTCGTGGGCATAGATCTGAAGACCCCTGCAGGAACCCAACACCTGCGCGTACAAGGCCCAGACGGCCCAGCGAAGCTGGCTTTCCAGGTCGGCACCAAAAATTACGAATCGCAGCACATCAAGCTGAAGAACCAGCGCCATGTAGACCCGGATCCCAAACAACTGCAGCGATTTGAGCGCGAATACAAGGCGCAGATCGCTGCATATAGCCGCTTCCGCGAAGAGGGGCCGACGACCGTTGTGCTGGACAAGCCGGTGGAAGGCCGTTTGTCCAGTCGCTTTGGTCTGCGGCGCTTCTTCAACGGCGAAGAACGCAACCCGCATTCGGGCCTGGACTTCGCCGTGCCGGCCGGCACACCGATCAAGGCGCCCTCCGATGGCATCGTGACCATCGTGGCCGACTATTTCTTCAATGGCAAGACGATATTCATAGATCATGGGCAGGGCCTGGTCACCATGTACTGCCATCTGTCCGAGTTCAATGTGCAAGAGGGCCAGCAAGTCAGTCGTGGCCAGGTGATCGGCAAAGTGGGCGCCACCGGGCGTGCCACCGGGCCGCATTTGCACTGGAACGTCAGCCTGAACAACGCACGCGTCGACCCGGCGATTTTCATCCACGCCTTCGAGCCATAG
- a CDS encoding TRAP transporter substrate-binding protein: MKKTPALLAAISAAAFAVNAHAVTKWDLPSAYPASNLHTQTLEQFVKDVKTLSGGELDITLHSNASLYKAPEIKRAVQGNQAQIGEILLTNYANEDPIYALDGLPFLATGYEASWKLYQAQKELLNKKLEAQGMTLLYTVAWPPQGIFANKDIKTVDDLKGVKWRAYSPVTARIAELVGAQPVTIQQSELAQAMATGVVDAFMTSGSTGWDTKTYEYIKKFYDTQAWLPKNAVIMNKKAFDSLDEKSKKAVLQAGADAEKRGWALSEEKTQWYLDNLAKNGMEIVKPSAELMSGLDKVGDTMLTEWIERSGSDGKQVIDAYRAAK; the protein is encoded by the coding sequence ATGAAAAAGACGCCAGCCTTGCTTGCCGCGATAAGCGCCGCAGCCTTTGCCGTGAACGCACACGCCGTTACCAAGTGGGATCTTCCCAGCGCCTATCCGGCCTCCAACCTGCACACCCAAACGCTTGAACAGTTCGTCAAGGACGTCAAGACGCTGTCGGGTGGCGAGCTCGACATTACCCTGCACAGCAATGCCTCGCTGTACAAGGCGCCCGAGATCAAACGCGCCGTCCAGGGTAATCAGGCGCAAATCGGCGAAATCCTGTTGACCAACTATGCCAATGAAGACCCGATCTATGCGCTGGATGGCCTGCCCTTCCTGGCAACCGGCTACGAGGCCTCCTGGAAGCTTTATCAAGCCCAGAAAGAGCTGCTGAACAAGAAACTCGAAGCGCAAGGCATGACGCTGCTGTATACCGTTGCCTGGCCGCCTCAAGGTATTTTTGCCAACAAGGACATCAAGACAGTCGACGACCTCAAGGGCGTCAAATGGCGCGCCTATAGCCCGGTTACCGCCCGCATCGCTGAACTGGTCGGCGCACAGCCCGTTACCATCCAGCAATCCGAACTGGCACAAGCCATGGCCACCGGCGTCGTCGATGCTTTCATGACCTCGGGCTCCACGGGTTGGGACACCAAGACCTACGAGTACATCAAGAAGTTCTACGATACGCAGGCCTGGCTGCCCAAGAACGCCGTCATCATGAACAAGAAGGCTTTTGACAGCCTGGACGAGAAAAGCAAGAAAGCGGTGTTGCAGGCCGGCGCGGATGCTGAGAAACGCGGCTGGGCGCTGTCCGAAGAAAAGACTCAGTGGTATCTGGACAACCTGGCCAAGAACGGTATGGAAATCGTCAAGCCCAGCGCCGAGCTCATGAGCGGTCTGGACAAGGTGGGCGACACCATGCTGACCGAATGGATAGAGCGTTCGGGATCCGACGGTAAGCAAGTCATTGACGCTTACCGAGCCGCCAAGTAA
- a CDS encoding AzlD domain-containing protein → MSTTTLVWIIALSAAGTFLIRYLPMLWQDRAAHKARGHGTLRRALDAVGPAAIVALLVASFWSMVAPDPSPHSIVPLLVGLLGVAAGKRVLGSIAWATLAGVLAYGAAVWVLMAVSP, encoded by the coding sequence ATGAGCACCACCACGCTAGTGTGGATAATTGCGCTCAGCGCGGCCGGGACGTTCCTGATTCGCTACCTGCCCATGCTCTGGCAAGACAGGGCGGCACATAAGGCCCGAGGCCACGGTACCCTGCGCAGGGCGCTGGATGCGGTCGGGCCTGCGGCCATCGTCGCCTTGCTGGTGGCCTCGTTCTGGAGCATGGTCGCACCGGATCCGTCGCCGCACAGCATCGTGCCGCTGCTTGTCGGCTTGCTGGGTGTGGCGGCAGGGAAGCGCGTGCTGGGTTCGATCGCGTGGGCCACCTTGGCCGGCGTGCTGGCTTATGGCGCAGCGGTGTGGGTGCTGATGGCTGTCAGCCCTTGA
- a CDS encoding TRAP transporter large permease gives MNEALVITLLIVSIFGFLASGVWVGLTLAGTAWLGMELFSSRPAGDAMAITIWGASSSWTLTALPLFLWMGEILFRSRLSQDLFRGLAPWLNWLPGRLLHTNVVGCAIFAAVSGSSAATCATIGKMTIPELTRRGYPEDKIIGTLAGAGTLGLLIPPSIIMIVYGVAANVSISKLFIAGIFPGMLLAGLFMGYIAIWAMMNPHQVPKADDRMSFAQKIHQSRHLIPVVVLIAVVLGTIYTGFATATEAAAVGVIGALILSVMQGSLSWAVFKESLMGATRLYCMIALILAGAQFLTLSMGYIGLPRALAEWIVSMELSQLSLILALMVFFVILGCFLDGISIVVLTMGVLLPTVEAAGIDLIWFGIFLVFVIEMAQITPPIGFNLFVLAGMTRKELPYLAKVSLPMFLLMIAGVMIIYMAPEIATWLPSNMKM, from the coding sequence ATGAATGAAGCACTGGTTATCACGCTGTTGATCGTTTCAATTTTCGGTTTCCTGGCGTCGGGGGTATGGGTGGGCCTGACGCTGGCCGGTACGGCATGGCTGGGCATGGAGCTGTTTTCCAGCCGCCCAGCCGGCGACGCCATGGCCATCACCATATGGGGCGCCTCGTCCAGTTGGACGCTTACCGCGCTGCCCTTGTTCCTATGGATGGGGGAGATTCTATTTCGATCGCGGCTGTCGCAGGATCTGTTCCGGGGACTTGCTCCGTGGCTTAACTGGCTTCCGGGCCGCTTACTGCACACCAACGTGGTGGGCTGCGCCATCTTTGCCGCCGTGTCGGGGTCGTCTGCGGCGACCTGCGCGACCATAGGCAAGATGACCATTCCTGAATTAACGCGTCGCGGCTATCCGGAAGACAAAATCATCGGCACGCTGGCCGGCGCAGGCACCCTGGGCCTGCTGATTCCGCCGTCCATCATCATGATCGTGTACGGGGTGGCCGCCAACGTATCCATCTCGAAGCTGTTCATCGCCGGAATTTTTCCGGGCATGTTGCTGGCCGGTTTGTTCATGGGTTATATCGCGATTTGGGCAATGATGAATCCTCATCAGGTCCCCAAGGCGGACGATCGCATGAGCTTCGCCCAGAAGATCCATCAATCGCGCCACTTGATCCCCGTCGTGGTGCTGATCGCCGTGGTGCTGGGAACCATCTATACCGGCTTTGCTACCGCTACAGAGGCCGCCGCAGTGGGCGTTATCGGTGCGCTGATCCTGTCCGTGATGCAAGGATCTCTTAGCTGGGCGGTCTTCAAAGAATCGCTGATGGGAGCAACGCGGCTCTATTGCATGATTGCCCTGATTCTGGCTGGCGCGCAGTTCCTGACCTTATCCATGGGCTATATCGGTTTGCCCCGCGCACTGGCCGAATGGATAGTGTCCATGGAGCTGTCACAGCTTTCGCTCATCCTGGCGCTGATGGTTTTCTTCGTCATCCTGGGCTGCTTCCTGGACGGGATCTCCATCGTCGTGCTGACCATGGGGGTGCTGTTGCCCACCGTCGAAGCGGCCGGCATCGACTTGATCTGGTTTGGCATTTTCCTGGTGTTCGTCATCGAGATGGCGCAAATCACCCCGCCCATTGGCTTCAATCTTTTCGTGTTGGCGGGCATGACCCGGAAAGAACTCCCTTATCTGGCCAAGGTGTCGTTGCCGATGTTCCTGCTGATGATCGCGGGCGTCATGATCATCTATATGGCACCCGAGATCGCCACCTGGCTGCCAAGCAATATGAAGATGTAA
- a CDS encoding AzlC family ABC transporter permease, translating into MRTPVARGLADSLSIAVGYVPVAISFGLAAVHADFTPLMAVMASVFIYAGASQFILVTLVAAGTSPIGVVGILLLMNLRHLFYGPALLARMGQRTRRMPAFVLAAGLTDEVFATSISKLEQQPENERERWYVGLQLGAYSSWVGGTAIGAWFGQGWIQESEVLAQTLGFVLPALFFALLLEIRHLVSRGVLAAAAIAALLTLLLLPAYAAIITGMLAGALWAVRK; encoded by the coding sequence ATGCGTACTCCTGTGGCACGGGGCCTGGCCGACAGCCTGTCGATCGCGGTGGGTTATGTGCCGGTGGCCATCTCTTTTGGGCTGGCCGCCGTCCATGCCGACTTCACGCCGCTGATGGCGGTCATGGCATCAGTCTTCATTTACGCCGGGGCCAGCCAATTCATACTGGTGACGCTGGTCGCGGCGGGCACCTCGCCCATAGGCGTGGTTGGCATATTGTTGCTGATGAATTTACGCCACCTTTTTTACGGTCCCGCACTACTGGCCCGGATGGGCCAGCGCACCCGCCGCATGCCGGCCTTTGTATTGGCAGCCGGATTGACCGACGAAGTGTTCGCCACCTCCATCAGCAAACTGGAACAACAGCCGGAGAATGAGCGCGAACGCTGGTATGTGGGGCTGCAACTGGGCGCTTACAGCTCCTGGGTAGGCGGCACGGCGATAGGGGCCTGGTTCGGGCAGGGCTGGATACAAGAGTCCGAGGTGCTTGCCCAAACCTTGGGCTTTGTTCTTCCCGCCTTGTTCTTCGCCTTGTTGCTCGAGATTCGTCACCTGGTGTCGCGCGGCGTGCTGGCTGCCGCGGCGATAGCCGCGCTGCTTACACTGCTGCTCCTTCCAGCGTACGCCGCCATCATCACGGGGATGTTGGCGGGTGCCTTATGGGCGGTGCGCAAATGA
- a CDS encoding arylesterase, with protein sequence MRIHWRSLIMAVLCWVSLGTAWAASADAKNNAGHTILVVGDSLSAEYGIARGSGWVALTAQRLKSDHQDYQIRNASISGDTTSGGLARLPVALQTHMPAIVIIELGSNDALRGLSLDMTEQNLETMITLSQQGGAKVLLVGMQIPPNYGKQYADRFRDMYVALAQRTGVALVPFLLEGMATDPAMFLSDGIHPNEDAQALLAKNVWQHLAPLL encoded by the coding sequence ATGCGCATACACTGGCGTTCTCTTATTATGGCGGTTTTGTGCTGGGTGTCGCTGGGAACAGCATGGGCTGCCTCGGCCGACGCGAAGAACAATGCTGGGCATACGATACTGGTTGTTGGTGATAGCCTGTCGGCAGAATACGGGATAGCGCGCGGGTCCGGCTGGGTCGCCCTGACGGCACAGCGCCTGAAGTCGGACCACCAAGATTACCAGATACGCAATGCCAGCATCAGTGGGGACACGACCAGCGGCGGTCTCGCACGGCTACCGGTTGCCTTGCAAACGCATATGCCGGCCATCGTGATCATCGAATTGGGCAGCAACGATGCCTTGCGGGGTCTATCTCTGGACATGACAGAACAAAACCTTGAAACGATGATTACGCTGTCGCAGCAAGGCGGAGCAAAGGTCTTGCTGGTCGGCATGCAGATCCCGCCCAACTATGGCAAGCAGTACGCCGACCGCTTTCGAGACATGTACGTGGCCCTGGCTCAGCGCACGGGTGTGGCGCTCGTGCCGTTTCTGCTTGAGGGCATGGCCACCGACCCCGCCATGTTCCTGTCGGACGGCATCCATCCCAATGAAGATGCCCAGGCGCTGCTTGCAAAGAATGTATGGCAGCACCTGGCCCCGCTACTGTAG
- a CDS encoding ABC transporter ATP-binding protein, producing MNNTQSIEVRELCQRAVDSSGVLTILDNVSFTVATGQAVAITGSSGSGKSTLLGLMAGLDVPSSGSVHLFGHDLFSLDEEARAAIRSAHVGFVFQSFQLLPNLTALENVMLPLELSGRQARDLATDMLVRVGLQDRLHHYPKTLSGGEQQRVSLARAFVVRPSVLFADEPTGSLDTGNGQKIIELMFELHREHQTTLVLVTHDPQLAALCQHEIRLQAGRAM from the coding sequence ATGAATAATACCCAATCGATTGAGGTTAGAGAGCTTTGCCAGAGGGCGGTCGACTCCTCCGGTGTTCTGACCATTTTAGACAATGTCAGTTTCACGGTTGCTACAGGCCAGGCCGTCGCCATCACCGGCAGTTCCGGTTCCGGCAAATCGACACTGCTGGGGCTGATGGCCGGCCTGGATGTGCCCAGTTCGGGCAGTGTGCATCTATTCGGGCACGACTTGTTCTCGTTGGACGAAGAGGCCAGGGCGGCTATCCGCTCCGCCCATGTTGGTTTCGTATTTCAGTCCTTCCAACTGCTGCCCAACCTGACGGCGCTCGAGAACGTCATGCTGCCACTGGAGTTATCGGGACGACAGGCCCGGGATCTTGCCACCGACATGTTGGTTCGGGTGGGCCTGCAGGACCGTCTGCACCACTACCCCAAGACGCTGTCGGGCGGCGAGCAGCAACGCGTCTCGCTGGCACGTGCCTTCGTGGTTCGCCCCAGTGTGTTGTTTGCCGACGAGCCCACCGGCAGTCTGGACACGGGCAACGGCCAAAAGATCATAGAGCTGATGTTCGAACTGCATCGCGAGCATCAAACGACGCTGGTGCTGGTCACCCACGACCCGCAACTGGCGGCCCTGTGCCAGCACGAGATTCGCCTGCAGGCAGGGCGCGCAATGTAA
- a CDS encoding TRAP transporter small permease, giving the protein MRRFLDKLYLVSGGLAAVFTVGVLIAVTMSIVTRQLGVHIGGLDAYAGYSMAAAGFLALAHTFKSSEHIRVSLVLAALPDKGRMRLDIFALLVGCLITATLCWFSIKLAMDSYTYNDVSTGNDATPLWIPQIAMAVGTVIFFIAVVDETIRRIKGIPEAGHGEEARYE; this is encoded by the coding sequence ATGCGGCGATTTCTTGATAAGCTGTATTTGGTATCCGGCGGCCTGGCCGCCGTTTTCACTGTAGGTGTGCTGATAGCGGTAACGATGTCTATCGTCACGCGTCAGTTGGGCGTGCATATCGGCGGTCTGGACGCCTATGCGGGTTACTCCATGGCTGCGGCCGGCTTCCTGGCGCTGGCGCACACCTTCAAGAGCAGCGAACACATACGCGTCAGCCTGGTGCTTGCCGCCCTGCCCGACAAGGGCCGCATGCGGCTGGACATCTTCGCCTTGCTGGTGGGCTGCCTGATCACGGCTACGTTGTGCTGGTTCAGCATAAAACTGGCAATGGACTCTTACACTTACAACGACGTTTCCACCGGCAACGACGCCACGCCGTTGTGGATACCGCAAATTGCCATGGCGGTGGGTACGGTTATTTTCTTTATCGCGGTGGTGGACGAAACGATACGACGCATCAAAGGGATACCAGAAGCCGGACACGGCGAAGAAGCACGCTATGAATGA